One Streptomyces sp. NBC_00554 DNA segment encodes these proteins:
- a CDS encoding bifunctional serine/threonine-protein kinase/ABC transporter substrate-binding protein, whose translation MSGIHSEGHAAVHALKPGDPPFVGGYRLLGRLGAGGMGVVYLARSTGGALVALKVIRAEYAADHDFRTRFRREAEAASGLTGRWVVPVTAAEPAAREPWLATAFVPGPSLAEAVTLHGPLPHQSVCALGARLAEALTEVHAAGLVHRDVKPGNVLLALDGPRLIDFGIARSTGATALTASDVVIGSPGYLSPEQARGQGRDIGPPSDIFSLGCVLAYAATGRRPFGTGTPAAIIFRTVHEEPDLGAVPWALVPLLTDCLAKDPRARPTAQEVGDALAGGGEPDGDWLPATLPRLIAERSAAVLALPDPGPVTLMLPPERPALSRRRVLMLGSAAGVVMTGGGLAAWAASRPTTGSDGATGSGPLPRYVIGLHADLSGTGKAIGRAQERGARLAVEDFNSRSREGRTFDLALKVLDDAGEAKRAEDVAARFVADHDVCAVIGPTGDAAMEATIARYEKALLPIVTVSSGNDVYSKTSTRAFFQIRAGDSVLSTPFIHYLTHVEKSRRTALIDDRAASRTSWQIVKDLAAFPPADGTTTTHVVPADSEDFGPVAAAVLAAEAEAVVYGGASPHRAARCARALEEAGFRGTCMAPEPVLEAAFLTEAGPAAEGWIISTTYVDPAALPAAARFVTAYRKRFGVSTVGRFAVEAYDALLFVAQGLRELGSVEAERGAMVRRLRATTYKGLAKTIQFEAVTGAFHWIDGLFLHRVENGTPRFLGRYDKVKKT comes from the coding sequence GTGAGCGGGATCCACTCGGAGGGGCACGCAGCAGTGCACGCGCTCAAGCCGGGCGACCCGCCCTTCGTCGGCGGCTACCGGCTGCTCGGCCGGCTCGGCGCGGGCGGCATGGGCGTGGTCTACCTGGCCCGTTCGACGGGCGGGGCGCTGGTCGCGCTGAAGGTGATCCGCGCCGAGTACGCGGCCGACCACGACTTCCGGACCCGGTTCCGGCGCGAGGCCGAGGCCGCGAGCGGGCTCACCGGCCGGTGGGTGGTACCGGTCACCGCGGCGGAACCGGCGGCCCGCGAGCCCTGGCTGGCGACCGCCTTCGTGCCGGGCCCGTCGCTGGCCGAGGCCGTCACGCTGCACGGGCCGTTGCCCCACCAATCGGTATGCGCCCTGGGAGCCCGGCTGGCCGAGGCGCTGACCGAGGTGCACGCCGCGGGCCTGGTGCACCGGGACGTCAAGCCGGGCAACGTTCTACTCGCCCTGGACGGGCCTCGGTTGATCGATTTCGGTATCGCTCGTTCCACCGGTGCCACAGCGCTGACCGCGAGTGACGTGGTGATCGGCTCGCCCGGCTATCTCTCGCCCGAGCAGGCGCGGGGGCAGGGCCGTGACATCGGCCCGCCGAGCGACATCTTCTCGCTGGGCTGTGTCCTGGCGTACGCGGCGACCGGCCGCCGCCCGTTCGGGACCGGCACTCCGGCCGCCATCATCTTCCGTACGGTCCACGAGGAACCGGACCTGGGCGCCGTACCGTGGGCCCTGGTCCCGCTGCTGACCGACTGCCTGGCCAAGGATCCGAGGGCCAGACCCACCGCGCAGGAGGTGGGAGACGCCCTTGCCGGTGGGGGCGAACCCGACGGCGACTGGCTGCCGGCCACGCTGCCCCGGCTGATCGCGGAACGCTCGGCCGCCGTCCTTGCCCTGCCCGACCCCGGGCCGGTCACGCTCATGCTGCCGCCGGAGCGGCCCGCCCTCTCACGGCGCCGCGTGCTGATGCTGGGCTCGGCGGCCGGAGTGGTCATGACCGGCGGCGGACTGGCGGCCTGGGCCGCCTCCAGGCCCACGACCGGTAGCGACGGTGCGACGGGCTCCGGACCACTGCCCCGGTACGTCATCGGGCTGCACGCGGACCTGTCGGGAACGGGCAAGGCGATCGGCCGGGCACAGGAGCGGGGAGCGCGGCTGGCCGTGGAGGACTTCAACTCCCGCTCCCGTGAAGGCCGCACGTTCGACCTGGCGCTGAAGGTCCTTGACGACGCGGGGGAGGCGAAGCGGGCCGAGGACGTGGCCGCAAGGTTCGTTGCGGACCACGACGTGTGCGCCGTCATCGGCCCGACCGGCGATGCCGCGATGGAGGCGACCATTGCCCGCTATGAGAAGGCCCTGCTGCCCATCGTGACCGTGTCGTCCGGCAACGATGTGTACTCCAAGACCTCCACCCGCGCGTTCTTCCAGATCAGGGCCGGCGACAGTGTTCTGTCCACGCCCTTCATCCACTACCTCACCCACGTCGAGAAGAGCCGTAGGACCGCCCTCATCGACGACAGGGCGGCAAGCCGCACGAGTTGGCAGATCGTCAAGGACCTGGCCGCGTTCCCGCCCGCCGATGGCACCACCACCACCCATGTCGTCCCCGCGGACAGCGAGGACTTCGGCCCGGTCGCCGCCGCCGTGCTCGCCGCCGAGGCGGAGGCAGTGGTGTACGGGGGAGCCTCACCGCACCGGGCCGCCCGGTGCGCCCGCGCGTTGGAAGAGGCCGGTTTCCGGGGCACGTGCATGGCGCCGGAACCGGTCCTGGAGGCGGCGTTCCTCACGGAGGCGGGCCCGGCGGCCGAGGGCTGGATCATCAGCACGACCTACGTCGACCCGGCCGCGCTGCCGGCCGCGGCGCGTTTTGTGACGGCCTACCGGAAGCGCTTCGGGGTGAGCACCGTCGGGCGTTTCGCGGTGGAGGCGTACGACGCACTGCTCTTCGTCGCTCAGGGCCTGCGCGAGCTGGGCAGCGTCGAGGCCGAGCGGGGCGCCATGGTGCGCAGGCTCCGTGCGACCACCTACAAGGGGCTCGCCAAGACCATCCAATTCGAGGCGGTGACCGGTGCGTTCCACTGGATCGACGGCCTGTTCCTCCACCGTGTGGAGAACGGCACCCCGCGCTTCCTCGGCCGCTACGACAAGGTCAAGAAGACCTGA